TTCGATTTGACCGGAGCGCCCCCGAGGCAAGGTGGTCTCACTAATGTGCATTTCTTCACCACCGGCACTTTCTAGCAGCAGCTGAATTTCACCCGTTTTATCGGCTGGAACTTCTACAGCTACGAGAAATTCTCCAGCTTCAATCCGGGTTTGATAGACAGCGGCTTTATCTTCTGGCATCCCCAGTGCTACGAATGCTGAGACTAAACCAGCTCCAGCGCTCCCAGCGATCGCGCCAGTAGCCGCACCCAACAATGCCGCACCGAGCGGTCCTGCTGCTACCAGCGTACCGACAAAAGGAACGAATAGTACTCCCACGCCTGTGAGCAAACCAAGGGCTGAACCAAAGATGGAACCAAAGATCCCACCTTGTCGTAGTCCGCCTAAAATCACATCCCTTTTAGTGATAAAGCCAGCGATTTTAGTTTCAGAGTGAAAATTCTTGCCGATTACTGAGATGTGATCGCGGGAAATTCCCCGGTCAAGTAGACGGCGAATCACGTTATCAATTTGTTCGCGCTGTTTAAAAATCGCAGAGACGGTGCGTTCGACTGTGGAAAGATTTGGGGTTGAGGCTGTACCTGTAGCTGTCATTTAGCTCTCCTTGAACCTTTTATCGGTATCTTTTCTCCTTGGAGGATACCAATAGGTCCCTCCCCTATGCCGTCGCCCCTAGGGTTGATTGGTGAAGGTTTGCTAATTTATGTCTCACTAAAGAGGGAGCAGTTTAGCAAATTTCGCGGAATCCCCACGCCGTCTCTTAGCGGCGCTGGGATGGATAGCGGACGGCAACGATGCCATCTCCGATGATGTTGGGCGTAGTCCAACGGTAGAGGGGGTGGTTGAGGAGTCGCCAAATACTGTTGACAACGCTGATTGATGTGTGGGATTATACTTATGGCACTGCGGAAAACGCCTTGATAGCCAATATTCGGTAGCTCCCGGACAGCTCGACACAAACGTACTAGTAAAACTAGGTGAACAGTGCGAAGGCTGGAAGTAGCAGACAACGGAATTTGTATTGTGGGCATATATACAGCGGTCGGACAGATCGTGGTGCTGCCTGTGGAGGAACTGGAGCGTGGATGTTGCTGTATGGAGCAATCCTTGGGGCATCTGGGGCAATGGCCTATGAAGCAGGAAAGTCTCAGGAGCGATCTTGGGAAGCCCACGCCGTAGTGGTACTCCGTTCGGCGCTGGGAGGATGTCACAAACGTCGCCACCGTCTTTGCAGCAAACCAAAAATTCCAATCGCGATCGCCATTAGGATTAATAGCCAGATAATACCTCCCGGAATGAATGTCAAAATGCCAATGCCTCTCAAGAGCCAAACGACTAATGTGATTCCGAGAACAATGGCAAAAATCTGCAATGTACGATTTATAGAGCTACGAGAGTGGCTCACTTTGTTCACCAACAGCAACTGCAGGTTAAATCATACATGCCATTTTAATTGCTCTAGCGTTGGTTAATGAAGGGTTTTTAGCTGTTGCATGAAGGTTTGAGCTAACTGGGCGATCGCCTCCCA
This window of the Chroococcidiopsis sp. CCMEE 29 genome carries:
- a CDS encoding ChaB family protein, whose translation is MTATGTASTPNLSTVERTVSAIFKQREQIDNVIRRLLDRGISRDHISVIGKNFHSETKIAGFITKRDVILGGLRQGGIFGSIFGSALGLLTGVGVLFVPFVGTLVAAGPLGAALLGAATGAIAGSAGAGLVSAFVALGMPEDKAAVYQTRIEAGEFLVAVEVPADKTGEIQLLLESAGGEEMHISETTLPRGRSGQIEDPSHLSPEIRSHLSEDAQRTFIANYNEELSKSGDEGKAEQHAWDVVCQQFEQDENGIWSKSTMTV